In the Hordeum vulgare subsp. vulgare chromosome 7H, MorexV3_pseudomolecules_assembly, whole genome shotgun sequence genome, one interval contains:
- the LOC123412726 gene encoding uncharacterized protein LOC123412726, giving the protein MQQCYGKDKAASSAMPYGKAAASALPYDGSDKAATIAMRRKQVFADENIVQERLPHPDRIRQRGLNRDMFLVPSLRVKEMAPATRPSCVLSRKHLGKERSLTLSQKLKEKVDHTGLIPHKHHNAKVKMCAPDQISGHTQDTMWPVRNEAGLVGEMSQKPWEKVDTGLNPHKHNAKEKTCAPDQISGHTQDTMWPVRIEACLAREISQNLMEKVDTGSNQHKHTAGEKMCMCPPDQLHPHTQGQGDQRPIKTEARPCGEKKHTKNKTSFPARRTSPQLRTRTSSRCSNAGTSRPINANDNGNTAVIQEQKQEYAATQVDEDVDDDILQKLNELGLGEDIDFEEYYGYLQQLPPDCHVDTSIHLNLVDHSDRDLRHALYRFRSYKLLKKESKNELCCDELKECPMELLERDDEGILDWFFDPDLCKLACVNDYQCLVPRKHGAYEYAGWAVYRGYLHSYEMQHEYIDYFETLRRELKWLKDCLPSKFSSLTVSKIRTRGIYQATKIATRFSKITTHLARIGFRDCSNYMGIEATWCNGSDGLYFEIWKRVTQQKKSFRDTLKEVYKLNKCPSLQDSIKYAIENDCSVMETAFLRCTAGAGITKEVSEHKAQELIAEEVEKLRIKPKFYDGYIRKKIDIAKAIGMITEDSSRDTLKDDYKLNECPSLQDGIKYAIEEDCSVRERMFNYSMHGGDRSSQGSTRDC; this is encoded by the coding sequence ATGCAGCAGTGCTACGGAAAGGACAAGGCGGCTTCGAGCGCGATGCCGTACGGCAAGGCAGCTGCGAGCGCGCTGCCGTACGACGGAAGCGACAAGGCGGCTACGATCGCGATGCGGCGGAAGCAGGTCTTTGCAGATGAgaacatcgtgcaggagcgcttaCCACATCCTGATCGAATCCGGCAAAGGGGGTTGAACAGAGATATGTTTTTGGTGCCGTCGCTTCGTGTAAAGGAGATGGCGCCAGCCACACGCCCAAGCTGTGTGTTGTCACGGAAGCACCTTGGAAAGGAGAGATCGCTGACGCTGTCGCAGAAGCTAAAGGAGAAGGTGGATCATACAGGCTTGATTCCACACAAGCATCATAATGCAAAGGTGAAGATGTGCGCTCCTGATCAGATCAGCGGACACACACAGGATACCATGTGGCCTGTGAGGAACGAAGCAGGTCTTGTCGGGGAGATGTCTCAGAAGCCATGGGAGAAGGTGGATACAGGCTTGAATCCACACAAGCATAATGCAAAGGAGAAGACGTGCGCTCCTGATCAGATCAGCGGACACACACAGGATACCATGTGGCCTGTCAGGATTGAAGCATGTCTTGCCAGAGAGATTTCTCAGAACCTAATGGAGAAGGTGGATACAGGCTCGAATCAACATAAGCATACTGCAGGGGAGAAGATGTGCATGTGCCCCCCTGATCAGCTCCACCCACATACACAGGGACAGGGTGACCAGCGGCCTATCAAGACTGAGGCACGTCCTTGTGGAGAGAAGAAGCACACGAAAAACAAGACATCTTTTCCAGCGAGAAGAACCTCTCCGCAACTCAGAACTAGAACAAGTTCCCGCTGTTCCAACGCGGGTACAAGTCGTCCCATCAATGCTAATGACAATGGCAACACTGCTGTTATCCAGGAACAAAAACAAGAATATGCTGCAACACAGGTAGATGAAGATGTGGACGACGACATACTCCAGAAGCTGAACGAACTGGGCTTGGGAGAGGACATCGACTTTGAGGAATACTATGGATACCTGCAGCAGCTACCTCCCGACTGCCATGTTGATACCTCCATTCACTTGAACCTTGTGGATCACTCTGACAGGGACCTCCGCCATGCGCTGTATCGCTTTAGATCCTACAAGTTGTTAAAAAAGGAGTCCAAGAACGAGTTGTGCTGTGATGAACTGAAAGAGTGCCCTATGGAGCTTCTTGAAAGAGACGATGAAGGCATATTAGACTGGTTCTTTGATCCTGATCTCTGCAAGCTTGCTTGCGTGAATGACTACCAGTGTCTAGTCCCTCGGAAGCATGGTGCTTATGAGTATGCTGGTTGGGCTGTGTACCGTGGTTACCTCCATAGCTACGAGATGCAACATGAATACATCGACTACTTCGAAACATTACGAAGGGAACTTAAGTGGTTGAAGGACTGTTTGCCGAGCAAGTTTTCATCTCTTACTGTAAGCAAGATACGCACCAGAGGAATTTATCAAGCAACTAAGATCGCCACTCGCTTTTCCAAGATCACAACTCATTTAGCTCGTATTGGCTTCCGTGATTGTTCTAACTACATGGGCATTGAGGCTACTTGGTGTAACGGGTCCGATGGTCTCTATTTCGAGATTTGGAAGCGGGTCACTCAACAAAAGAAGAGTTTCAGAGATACGTTAAAGGAAGTCTATAAGCTGAACAAGTGTCCGTCACTACAAGATAGCATAAAATATGCTATAGAGAATGACTGTTCCGTGATGGAAACGGCGTTTCTTCGTTGCACGGCAGGGGCAGGCATTACAAAGGAAGTATCAGAGCATAAAGCTCAGGAGTTGATTGCAGAGGAAGTTGAAAAGCTGAGGATAAAACCCAAATTCTATGATGGGTATATCAGAAAGAAGATAGACATTGCCAAAGCTATAGGAATGATTACTGAGGATAGTTCCAGAGATACTTTGAAGGATGATTATAAGCTGAACGAGTGTCCGTCGCTGCAAGATGGCataaaatatgccatagaggaggACTGCTCCGTGAGGGAAAGGATGTTTAATTATTCGATGCATGGAGGGGACAGGTCTTCCCAAGGAAGTACCAGAGATTGCTGA
- the LOC123412727 gene encoding protein NRT1/ PTR FAMILY 2.3-like: MEATGSQQEEPRRLSSGDHESLKDPGNGKGGWITFPFLAVAILSLGLAASGATGNMVVYLITKYNVPSVDAAQISTIISGSISVAPVAGAIVADAFFGCYPVVAVAMIMAVLSLVVFTLTASLPGLRPAACHFGAGPCEQASTGQMAALYAGVFLLCLSAAGARFNQATMGANQFEAAADRDVFFNWYFIFFYASSVLGATVIVYLQDTLSWTLGFGVSCAASVVGLAALLLGSRYYRQPAAQGSPFTGIARVVVAAARKRKVSVVAPGELKFYYGLRSGGDDDSKTGGDCGVPPSDSFSFLNRAAVITDGDVDGTSGSVLRPWRVCTVHQVEDFKTVLRILPIWSAAIVLSIAIGVQINFTVLQALVMDRAVGPFTVPAGSMIVGTLISVVIFLGLLDRVLLPLWRRLTGHTPTPLQCVGAGHALTVLSMAASALIERERTATVRAHGEEGNPAWVSPLSAMWLVLPFAVAGAGEALHFPAQVTLYYQEFPPSLKNTATGMMAMIVALGFYLSTALVNIVQRATTWLPDNMNASKLENLYWLLTLLVALNFGYFLTCAKLYRYQNIGK; the protein is encoded by the exons ATGGAGGCCACCGGGTCGCAGCAGGAGGAGCCTCGGCGGCTCAGCTCCGGTGATCACGAGTCTCTCAAGGATCCCGGGAACGGGAAGGGGGGATGGATCACCTTCCCTTTCCTAGCAG TGGCCATACTGAGTCTCGGGCTGGCGGCCTCGGGCGCCACGGGCAACATGGTGGTCTACCTCATAACCAAGTACAACGTGCCGAGCGTCGACGCCGCGCAgatctccaccatcatctccggCTCCATCAGCGTCGCCCCCGTGGCCGGCGCCATCGTCGCCGACGCCTTCTTCGGATGCTACCCCGTCGTCGCGGTCGCCATGATCATGGCCGTCCTG TCGTTGGTCGTGTTCACGCTCACGGCGAGCCTTCCGGGCCTGCGGCCGGCGGCGTGCCACTTCGGCGCCGGCCCGTGCGAGCAGGCGTCGACGGGGCAGATGGCGGCCCTGTACGCCGGCGTGTTCCTGCTCTGCCTGAGCGCGGCCGGGGCGCGGTTCAACCAGGCGACCATGGGCGCGAACCAGTTCGAGGCCGCCGCCGACCGCGACGTCTTCTTCAACTGGTACTTCATCTTCTTCTACGCGTCCTCCGTGCTCGGCGCCACCGTCATCGTCTACCTCCAGGACACGCTGTCCTGGACGCTCGGCTTCGGCGTCTCCTGCGCCGCCAGCGTCGTCGGCCTCGCGGCgctgctcctcggctccaggtacTACCGGCAGCCCGCCGCACAGGGCAGCCCGTTCACCGGCATCGCCAGGGTGGTCGTCGCCgccgcgaggaagaggaaggtcaGTGTCGTGGCGCCGGGGGAGCTGAAGTTTTACTACGGGCTACGTAGCGGCGGTGACGACGATAGCAAGACCGGCGGCGACTGTGGCGTTCCTCCGAGCGACAGCTTTAG CTTCCTGAACCGTGCTGCGGTGATCACGGACGGCGACGTGGACGGCACGAGCGGCTCCGTGCTCCGGCCGTGGCGCGTGTGCACGGTGCACCAGGTGGAGGACTTCAAGACGGTGCTGCGCATCCTGCCGATCTGGAGCGCGGCCATCGTGCTGAGCATCGCCATCGGCGTGCAGATCAACTTCACCGTCCTGCAGGCGCTCGTCATGGACCGCGCCGTGGGCCCCTTCACGGTGCCGGCGGGCTCCATGATCGTCGGCACTCTCATCTCCGTCGTCATCTTCCTCGGCCTCCTCGACCGGGTGCTCCTCCCGCTCTGGAGGCGGCTGACCGGCCACACGCCGACGCCGCTGCAGTGCGTGGGCGCGGGCCACGCGCTCACCGTGCTCAGCATGGCCGCGTCGGCCCTCATAGAGCGCGAGCGCACCGCCACCGTGCGCGCGCACGGCGAGGAGGGAAACCCGGCGTGGGTGTCGCCGCTATCGGCCATGTGGCTGGTGCTGCCGTTCGCCGTCGCCGGGGCCGGCGAGGCGCTGCACTTCCCGGCGCAGGTGACGCTGTACTACCAGGAGTTCCCGCCGTCGCTCAAGAACACGGCCACGGGCATGATGGCCATGATCGTGGCGCTGGGGTTCTACCTGAGCACCGCCCTCGTCAACATCGTGCAGCGCGCCACCACCTGGCTGCCGGACAACATGAACGCCTCCAAGCTGGAGAACCTCTACTGGCTGCTCACCCTGCTCGTCGCCCTCAACTTCGGCTACTTCCTGACGTGCGCCAAGCTGTACAGGTACCAGAACATCGGCAAGTAG